cttggaaacctgccgagaaggagcctccgcagcctccctgggcagcccgggccagggctccctcacctcagcagggaaatagCTTTTGCTCATGTTTCAATGGGacattttgtgttgcagcttctttccatcagcccttgtcctgtcactggatacaacagaacaaaagtgctgccccagccccctgacacccaccactgacatatttgtcagtattaatgagaaccccctgcagtctcctctttcctaaacagccccagggcccgcagcctttcctcctcacacacatgttccatcccctcagcatctcagtagCCCTGTGTTGCCTCTCTGCAGCCGTTCCCTGTCTCTCGAGCTGGGGACTCTGCCCTTACTcctggtgaccctcagcaagttcctctctgcccaactctcagcctgtccagctctcactgactggcagcacagcctctggggaatcagccagtgctcccagtttggtgccatcagggagctcactgagggtccctctgtccccgcATGGGGTGCCTGTATGTGGGTGTGAGGTGacatccctgcagtgccccCCATGGCCGTGGGGCTGAGTGTGGAGCATCCATGTGCAGCGAGGCCGTCccaggggccaggagctgcGATTGGCGTCTCTGCGAGGCCGAAGGAGCAGCCCCGGcaggagcagtggggctgggggtgtgtcGGGGCCCcgcggggctgtgcctgggctgggtgccaggaggaaaCCTCAGGCTTCCTGGCCGGGCGCTGTGGGGGAAGCGCAGCGAGTGCTGCGAggccgcgggggctgcggtttgtgcagctgcagctgcagctcccgatGCATCTGCCTGCAGGGAACAACAGCCcctgggggacacggggacggttgGGGACACGCTGGGGCCTCTCCTGCTGCCGGGCTGGGGACGTGTCCCAGCGCGGCTCCTGCCGGGGCCCTGTCCTGAGGCTCTCCAGGAGGGATGTTCCTGCAggccggggctgcagctctgcccccagcccagggctgtcccacaggggctgcagcagggcaggggctgttccCTTTCCACCCCgacacagagccagagcagccccacagctcggGGCTGGAGGACACTGCCCTCGTGGGTTCTCTGATGAGTGTagccctggggatgctcagtgctcccagtgctcccagtgctcccagttgaGGGCCTGGAGACCCATTTCCCCTCTGCGCCTGCCTCGGCCCATAACTCTGCCCCGTGGCAGCAGCCGTGGCACCTGCATTGGGACCGTGGTGTCCCTCATATATGGGCATGAAGGGCACTGGAGAAGCTCATTGGCgggctgagctgtgtcagaGGGGAGAGAGCTCCTGATCTCATCTcaaaaggtgctgctgcttggattggctcctgcagctgcgTTGGCATCTCTCAGAGATCTCaccctcccatcagcagcagccccacgaGGGTGCGGGAGCCGTGCTGGGgactggggagcagcagggctgtgcccaggggcaGGAGGCTCAGGATGGGCACGCAGGGACTCCTGTGGCCTCgggtgctgtggctgctcctcgggctgcagctgtgcaggggtAAGTGCTGGCTCCCTTGTCCCACAGCCAGGGCCAGTGGGCACCAGCGTACTCATCGGGATACCTCTGGCAATTCGGTTTCTTCACAGGTGCCGCTGGGACGAGGGGCAGAAGGTGCTCAAGGGAGTGgatgctgtgcctgtgtgggtgggagagggaggtgtggggctggggcccGGGGCCATACGGGggttgctgtgctggggaggagagaggggacaTGGGAAAGGGGTGGTTGAATTAGTGGGGatgtgctgcaggctgtggggctgtgaatGGTACAGCAggtctgctgctgggcagcctcagccctttgcagagctggggagaaaagagACCCCCagactgccccagggacagcccaggatggggagggctgTCCCTCAGGTGCCTTTACctctgcctgggcagggggGACCCCAGAGCTGTAGTCTGGAGCTCGGTGCTCTCCTGACCAGCCCCGTGTTGGCGTTTCAGGGGCTACAGAGTTGAGGCTGGTGGATGGCGGCAGCCGCTGCGCTGGGAGAGTGGAGGTGGAACACGAGGGACAGTGGGGCACTGTGTGTGATGATGAATGGGActtgaaagatgctgcagtggtttgcaagcagctgggatgtgggtCTGCTGTTGCAGAGGATGAAGATTATGAGGATAAAGATTTTGGGCCAGGATATGGCCCCATTTGGTTGGATGATGTTCGATGTCGTGGCTCCGAGCCTGCCCTGTCCAACTGTacacacaggggatggggtgAGCACGACTGTGATCACGATGAGGATGCTGGAGTGAGCTGTTCAGGTAAGAGACCAGAAAGGGACCTGGCTGTGCCCTCCAGGAGCaatgagtgtgtgtgagagcaggGTCCAGGCTGGCTGGTCACATTgccaagctgcagctggtgttgCTGGTGTCTCCAGTCCTGAGAAAGGGCAATAGGAACCCAGCCCGGGTTCTCACCACAAACCTGGGCCCTGAGGTTGCTCAGCCCACTCTAAGTTGGTGCCTGGCCTGCCTCCTCTCTGCCCCATTGTGTCTCAGttcccatcttcctcctcccactcagCCAGGACCGCTCTGGCATGGCCACGGACCAGCTCCCACCATGCCAGAGGCACCCACAGCATCTCATGCAGCCACCCACATCCCTGGGGAATGGCAGGAGATAACAAGGGACTTTATTGGCACCTTATTCCTCTGCCAGGGTCACCCCTGAtctgcagcccacagagacACATCCCATGCAGTTGGGGTGACCTGTTGCTGCACCTTTCCTGCctaccccagccccagctgccctgtgccacaggagCTGTGCCAGCACTTGCACTGTCCTCAGTGCCCGTCCTTACCCTGGGAGCTGCTCAGCCCAGGGCCGCTCCTGGTGTGTTTGTGCCATCAGCAcccactgggagctgctgggggcttgTGGGGCACTTTGTGGCCTCCTTGGAGATGAGGTGGGAGATGAGGTAACTGCCAGCAGGCTCTGGGAACTCACAGGGGGCTTTGTCTGCTCCAGGGTTTGTCCGGCTGGTCGGAGGGGACAACGACTGCTCAGGACACGTGGAGATccatgatggggagaagtggAAAAGTGTCTGTGCCTCAGCCTTtggtgccagagctgctgctgtggtctgcagggagctgcagtgtgggGCAGCCCTGAACATCCAAGGGGCAGCTCGTGATGGAGCCAGCGCCGGTGCCATGtgggacagagagctgcagtgtgCAGGGAATGAACCCTTCCTCCAGTTTTGCCCCAGAGGCCCCTCCTGCGACCAGCTctgcacccccagagctgctaCTTGGCTCAACTGCACACGTAAGGACTGTCACTGGGGTGTAAAACAccagggatgtgctggggatagggcagcggggcagggacCGTGCTGGGCCTGAGGACAGAGGGACTGATGTGGGGTCTGCAGCCCCAAAATGATGCGggaagaggtggaggaggaggatggcagctctcctccatttgacctctccccagctcctgaaGGAGCCAGAGCACAATTCCATCCCCTTCCATTGTTCTCTGTCTGTGCTTGCAGGGTTCAGGCTGGTGAACGGCAGCACGGCGTGCGAGGGGAGGGTGGAGCTGCACGTGCAGGGGACCTGGGGCAGCCTCTGTGCCTCCCGCTGGCACCTCTCCGACGCCCACGTCCTCTGTGGCCGCCTGGGCTGTGGCTTTGCCGTGTCCCTTCCCAGAGGAGGGAGTTTTGGGAGAGGAACGGGCCCCGTCTGGAGAGACTCGTTCCGCTGCAGTGGGACTGAAGCCCACCTGGGACATCGCCCAGTGACCATGCTGGGGGCCTCCCCGTGCTCCcatgaggatgctgctgctgtcgtctgctcaggtgagggctGGCAAACCCTGGATTCGCTCCTTTGTCTCCTGGCATGACAGCAGCCCAAGGCAGGGGACCTGAGGCAGGCCCAGGCTGCacttccccctgcagaagccctgagggctgcagagagacGTTGTCCCTgccccccagggcagccccaagGGCCACCTCCAGGCTCAGGCTCTTTTGACGTCCCCCCGGGGTGCTGGGTGCcggacagggctgtggggctcaTTCCACCCCTCTGGCTGCagacagccctgtcccagcaacACAGAAATAGCCCCAGGCATGATCTCAGTCCCAcggggctgcctggctgcccccagcagcagcagcagagcagggggtgaggcacagagccaggctggggcttCTGGTGAGCACCAGCCTCAAACCTGTGCTTTCTGCTGGGGCAgactcctcagctctgctccctgccagggacactggcttccagggcccatctccagcagagaaccaacggcttaggttggaaaaggccttgaagctgctgcagtcccagccctgccctcaccctgccaagcccaccactgacccagcacctcagctccaatctcaacctgcTCTAGGGAAACCTGAGCCCAGCCCTgaagggatcccaaagccgtggggctgaggtgctgagggccgtgggtcagtgctgggctgggcagggtgagggcagggctggggctgcagcagcttcaggggcttttcccgTCAGCCCAAAGGGTTGTGTGAGTCCATGATCGGTGATTCCACGACTCCCCAGGCCCCGCTGGCTCCGGGTCCCTgcggctggtggggggagggagccggtGCGCCGGGCGAGTGGAGATCTTCCAGCGCGGGAcgtggggcagagtcctgtctgagcagtgggccgtggcggaggcccgtgtggcgtgtcggcagctgcggtgcggagaggcagagacggccTACAAGCCGCTCAAGGCCGAGCGAGGGccgggccccgtggggctgcgaggggtgcggtgccaggggcacgaggcccagctgagcctctgcaacGTCTCCTGGCCGGCAGCGGGGGTCGTGGAGGATGTGGGGGTGGTTTGCCAGGGTGAGTGTCCCCACGGGCCCCCCGGGGCACAGGGTGGGCGGGcagccggcccccgccgccaTCTGGGCTCCGTCCCCGCCGCAGGGAGCCGGCGCGTGCGGCTGGCGAACGGGCCCGGGCGCTGCGCCGGGAGAGTGGAGATCtactcccagggcagctggggcagcgTCTGCGACGACGGCTGGGACCTGCCCGATGCCGCCGTCGTGTGCCGGCAGCTGGGCTGCGGAGGGGCCGTGCGGGCCCCGGGCTCTGCCGCCTTTGGGGAGGGCTCCGGGCACATCTGGCTGGACGGCGTGAACTGCTCCGGGGCCGAAGCCGCTCTCTGGGACTGCCCAGCCGGGCCCTGGGGGCGGCACGACTGCGGGCACAAAGAGGACGCCGGAGCCGTCTGCTCAGGTGTGTGGCGGGAGCTGTGGCGGGAGGCTGGTGCTCAGGGAGGCCGGGCCAGCAGGAGAGCCGGGCACGGCCAGCGCTGGCccgggctgctgctgagctcctgcGCCGGCACCTCCTGCACACAGCCAggcacgggcagccccggggccgccggggtccctggggagctcagctgtgcctgggggTGGGCGGCAAGGGCAGCGGTGTGTGGCCCTCAGGGACTcgtctctctcccctgccagagtTCACGGCcctgaggctggagagcagcgACGGCTGCTCCGGGCGCCTGCAGGTTTTCTACAACGGGAcgtggggcagcgtttgctccaACTCCATGACCCCCAAAACGGTGTCACTGGCGTGCGAGGAGCTGGGCTGCGGGAAGGAAGGGACCCTGGAGATACAAGGGCCACGGGGCAGAGTGTCTGGCCCCGCCTGGCTGGACCGTGTGGAGTGTGAGGAGAGACACGGCTCCTTCTGGCTGTGTCCCTCCGATCCCTGGAACCCGCGGTCGTGCGACGAGCTGCGAGATGTGACCCACATCACCTGCCGTGGTAATTCTGAGCTGCACGGGCACCAGCATCCACCCAGCAATTCCTCCCtgctggc
This Colius striatus isolate bColStr4 unplaced genomic scaffold, bColStr4.1.hap1 scaffold_40, whole genome shotgun sequence DNA region includes the following protein-coding sequences:
- the LOC133629340 gene encoding antigen WC1.1-like, producing the protein MLGASPCSHEDAAAVVCSAGVVEDVGVVCQGECPHGPPGAQGGRAAGPRRHLGSVPAAGSRRVRLANGPGRCAGRVEIYSQGSWGSVCDDGWDLPDAAVVCRQLGCGGAVRAPGSAAFGEGSGHIWLDGVNCSGAEAALWDCPAGPWGRHDCGHKEDAGAVCSEFTALRLESSDGCSGRLQVFYNGTWGSVCSNSMTPKTVSLACEELGCGKEGTLEIQGPRGRVSGPAWLDRVECEERHGSFWLCPSDPWNPRSCDELRDVTHITCRGTRPKMTPTPGSACPNATSCTDRERIRAVGGEDGCSGRVELWHRGSWGTVCDDAWDVRDAEVACRQLGCGPAVAALPEAAFGEGTGPIWLEKVECRGTEAALQHCWAWPGDRGLCRHKEDAAVRCAGECRAGALPGALPVPGVVSLPVIMCMILGALVCLLLALLAWRVLSARAERRGSQTALEPFPEAVYQEISYSPVWEEQETFNPSGW